A DNA window from Xiphias gladius isolate SHS-SW01 ecotype Sanya breed wild chromosome 3, ASM1685928v1, whole genome shotgun sequence contains the following coding sequences:
- the LOC120805366 gene encoding septin-9-like isoform X5, with translation MSEVVVPDAMVSPAVGGLYGEKGSGPVVDFSYVGIDAILEQMRRKAMKQGFELNIMVVGQSGLGKSTLMNTLFKSKVSRKSVLATAQEKIPKTIEIKSISHDIEEKGVRMKLTVIDTPGFGDQINNENCWQPIMKFINDQYEAYLQEEININRKKRIPDSRVHCCIYFIPPTGHCLRPLDVEFMRRLSKVVNIVPVIAKADTLTLEERDFFKKKIREELRANGIDVYPQKEFDEDAEDRMINEKIREMIPFAVVGSDQEYQVNGRRLLGRKTKWGTIEVENIAHCEFAYLRDLLIRTHMQNIKDITSSIHYEMYRVRRLNENNTVVAHANGIPEHHLAAHEM, from the exons ATGTCTGAGGTGGTGGTGCCTGATGCTATGGTGTCCCCAGCAGTGGGTGGCCTGTACGGGGAGAAGGGCAGTGGCCCCGTGGTGGACTTCAGTTACGTGGGCATTGACGCCATTCTAGAGCAGATGAGGAGGAAGGCCATGAAGCAGGGTTTTGAGCTTAACATTATGGTTGTGG GACAGAGTGGCCTGGGAAAGTCTACTCTGATGAACACGCTGTTCAAATCTAAAGTCAGCCGTAAATCAGTGCTGGCGACAGCCCAGGAGAAGATCCCCAAAACAATTGAAATCAAGTCTATCAGTCATG ACATTGAGGAGAAGGGAGTGAGAATGAAGCTGACAGTCATTGACACACCAGGCTTTGGAGACCAGATAAACAATGAGAACTG CTGGCAGCCCATCATGAAGTTCATTAATGACCAGTATGAGGCGTACCTGCAGGAGGAAATCAACATCAACAGGAAGAAAAGGATCCCAGACTCCAGAGTTCACTGCTGCATATACTTCATCCCCCCGACAGGTCACTG TCTGCGACCTCTTGATGTAGAATTCATGAGACGCCTCAGTAAGGTGGTCAACATTGTCCCAGTCATTGCCAAGGCGGATACGCTCACCCTGGAGGAGAGGGACTTCTTCAAAAAGAAG ATCAGGGAAGAGCTGCGAGCCAATGGGATTGACGTGTACCCTCAAAAGGAATTTGACGAAGATGCAGAGGACAGAATGATCAACGAGAAGATCAGG GAGATGATCCCATTTGCTGTGGTGGGCAGTGACCAGGAGTACCAGGTCAATGGCAGGAGGCTGCTGGGGAGGAAGACCAAGTGGGGAACCATTGAAG ttGAGAACATAGCCCACTGTGAGTTTGCCTATTTAAGAGATCTCCTCATCAG gaCCCATATGCAGAACATTAAGGACATCACCAGCAGCATCCACTATGAAATGTACCGTGTGAGGCGCCTCAATGAGAATAACACAGTGGTGGCTCATGCTAATGGTATCCCAGAACATCATCTTGCTGCCCACGAGATGTAG